The Urbifossiella limnaea nucleotide sequence CGGATGCCGGAGTTCAAGCTGGCGGCGGTGCGAATCGTGGGGGCGGCGGGATGAAGAAGCGGCTGGTGATCATCGGCAACGGCATGGCGGCCGGCCGGCTCCTCGACGAACTTCTGCGCCGCGGCGCGCCGGAGCGGTTCGACATCGCCGTGTTCGGCGACGAGCCGCACGGCTGCTACAACCGCATCCTTCTGGGCCGTGTCCTGGGCGGCGGTAGTGCCGACGACATCACCCTGAAGACGACCGCGTGGTACGCCGAGAAGGGGATTGACTTCCACGTCGGGGTGCGCGTGTGCCGGCTGGACACGACGGCACGGGTGATTCACGCTGCGGGCGGCAAGACGTACCAGTTCGACGTGGCCGTGTTCGCCACCGGCAGCCGCGCCGTCGTGCCGCCGATTGAGAACCTGCTCGGGCCGGACGGCGCGCCGAAGGCCGGGGCGTTCGTGTACCGAACGGTCGCCGACTGCGAGCGCATCCGCGCCGAGGCGAAGCCGGCGAGCTCGGCCGTGGTGCTCGGCGGCGGGTTGCTCGGGCTCGAAGCGGCGAAGGGGCTGTGCGACCTCGGCCTGCACGTAACAGTCGCGCACCGGGCCGACACGCTGATGAACCTCCAGGTGGACCGCACCGGCGGGATGTTTTTGCGGCAGGCCGTGGAGCAGGCCGGCGTATTCGTTCGCACTGGCGCCGAGGCTGCGGCTGTGCGCGGGACCGATCGAATCACGGGCGTCGCGCTAAAGAGCGGCGAGATCCTTCCCGCCGACATCCTCGTGCTGGCGTGTGGCGTGCGGCCGCGCGTAGACGCGGCTGAGGCGTCGAACGTGCCGGTGAAGACGGGCATCGTCGTGAACGACTTGCTGGCGACGGCCGTGCCCGGGGTGTTTGCCGTCGGCGAGTGTGCCGAGCACGCCGGAAAGGTGTACGGCGTGGTGCCGCCGATCTGGGAGCAGTGCGGCGTGCTGGCCGACATCCTGACCGGCGCGAACCCGATGGCCCGCTACCGCGGGTCGAAGCTGTACACGCGGCTGAAGGTCGCTGGCGTCGAGGTCGCCAGCATGGGAGCGGTCGACGCGACCAACGACAGCGACGAGGTGATTCAGGTCATCGAGGACCGGCGCGGCATTTACCGCAAGCTCGTCATCCGTGACGGCAAACTGGCGGGCGCGGTCGTGGTCGGCGAATCGGATTCGGCCCCGGCACTGGCCCGGTGGTTCGACCGCGCCGACCCGCTGCCGCCGAACCGGCTCGACGTGTTCTGCTCGCCGGACGTGTCGGCCGCGGCCGGCGACCCCGAAATCTGCAACTGCCATCACGTCACCGAGTCGGCGATTGTGGGGGCGGTGCGCGACGGGTGTACGAGCCTCCCCCAACTCTCCGCCGCCACCCGGGCCGGGACCGGGTGCGGCACCTGCCGCGGCGCTCTAGCACGGCTGATCCTGAAGAACTCTCCCAAGGCCGTGGTCAACGGGACCGCGGCACACGCTTAATCGTTGTTCCTGGGAGCCCGCCCGTGACGCCCGACGACACCGAACCGACCGGCCCGCGGCTGCGGGTCATGTGGATGTCCACGTTCGCGTTCACCGTCCTGTTCGCCGTCTGGCTGATGCTCGGCGTTCTCGGCCTGGAAATCAAGAAGGACACCGCCCTCATGCTCGGGGCCGACGACGCCGCGTCGATGACCCCGGATCAGATCAAGGCCGCCGTCGAGAGCCGGTTCGAGTGGCTGTTGGCCGCCGCCATCCTGGCCGGATCGCTGCCGCGGCTCAACTTCGGCATCTGGGCCGACAAACACGGCGGCCGCAACATGATGGTCGGCCTCCTCCTGTTCTGCGCCATCCCTGCCTACGGGCTCGCGTTCGCGTCCAGCTACGCCGAGTTGCTCACCGCGGCCACGCTGTTCGGGCTCGCCGGGAACTCGTTCACCGTCGGCATCGCCTGGAACTCGGCGTGGTTCCCGACCCGGCAGAAGGGGACGGCCCTCGGCGTGTTCGGCGCCGGCAACGTCGGGGCGTCCGGCACCAAGCTGCTGGTGGTACTTGTCCCCACCGTGCTGACGCTCATCCCCGTCGGCGGCTACCTCGGCGGCCTCATCCCCGGCGGCTGGCGGTTCGTGCCGGTGCTGTACGCGGCGCTGCTGGTTCTCACCGCGGTCGGCGTGTGGTTCGTGTGCCCGAAGGTGGACCACTGCCCCGGCCGCGGCCGTCCGCTCGGCGAGATGCTGGCCCCGCTCAAGCACGTCCGCGTGTGGCGACTCAGCCTGTACTACGTCGTCGTGTTCGGGGCGTACGTCGCGCTCTCGTCGTGGCTCCCGAACTACTACCGCAACACGTTTGGCGTCGACCTGCGGACCGCGGCGCTCCTCACGGCTATGTACATTTTTCCGGCCAGCCTGCTGCGGCCGCTCGGCGGCTACCTGTCGGACAAGTTCGGCCCGCGCGTCGTCACCTACGCGGTGTTCGTCGGCATGACCGTGGCGCTGATTCCGCTGTGCCTGCCGACGCACGTCCTCGACCTGGGCGTGACGCTGTTCACGGGGCTGATGGTCGTGGTGGGCGTCGGGATGGGGATCGGGAAGGCGTCGGTGTACAAGTACGTGCCGAACTACTTTCCGAAGGACGTGGGGGCCGTGGGCGGGCTGGTGGGGATGCTCGGGGCGCTGGGCGGGTTCGTGCTGCCGCCGGTGTTCGGCATGGTCGGCCGAGCGACCGGCAGCCCGCAGGCCGCGTTCGTGGCGCTGCTCGCGCTGACGGTGGGCTCGCTGGCGTGGCTGCACCTGGTGGTGGTGGCGATGAAGCGGGCCGAGGCGCGGATGATGGCCGAACCGGAGCCGGCGCTAGCGCTGGCTTCGGCTGAGTCGTGATTTGTCGGACGGTTCAGCCCGGAGGGCGTCGGCGTGCCACCCGGCGTGTCACGCCGACGCCCCCGGGCTCAAATCCACTGTAGAATGGTGCTTGCCTTCGCCCCAGACATCGTCGGGTTCGGCCGTTACCACTACGAGTACCAGTCGGGCCACTCCGGCGACACGTGCGTGGTCGGCCTATCGCCGCGGAAGGCGAGCCTGTCGCTGTACGTCACCAACGACGTGACGGAGGTCGCCGACCTGCTGGGGCAACTCGGCGAACACACGACCGGCAAGGCGTGTGCCTACGTCAAGTCCCTCGACCGCATCGACCTCGCTGTGCTGCGGAAGCTCGTCAAGCGGGCGGTGGCGAGGGCGGAGCGGAAATGAGCGGCCGCCGGGCCGGCACTCATCTTGCCGTCCGCCGGGTGTCCCGTACAGAAAACACTTCAACTGCCGTCCGGTGGTGTGCCGGCGAACCCGTAGGCCGTTCGACCCGTCCGACCCCGGCCCGACCGGGGCCGACCGCGTAGTCCCAGGGACGTTCCGATGAACCCGTCCGACCCGACTCCTTCCCCGGACACCCCGGAAACGCCCCCTACGGCCGCGACCGCCGACGCCCCGCCGGTCGCGGACCCCACACCACCGACGGACGCGCCCGCGCCGGAAGTTGTGGTCGAGGCCGCGCCTACGGCCCCCGCGATGCCGAGCCAACCGGTGCCCGTCGTCCCGCCGGCGCCGCAGCCGCACGACCTGAGCCGTATCGCCCAGGACCTGCAGATTCGCAAGCAGCAGGTCGAGGCCGTCGTCGGGTTGCTCGACGAGGACAACACCGTCCCGTTCATCACCCGCTACCGGAAGGAACGCACCGGCGGGCTGAACGAGGACATGATTCGTCGGATTCAGGACCGGGTCCACTCCCTCCGCAGCCTCGCCGACCGCAAGCAGACCATCCTCAAGAGCATCGCCTACCAGGGTCGGCTCACCGACGGCCTGGTCGAGGCCGTGCTCGCCGCCGAGACGCCGAAGCGGCTCGAGGACCTGTACCTGCCGTACAAGCCGAAGAAGAAGTCGAAGGCCACCGAGGCCCGCGAGAAGGGGCTCGGCCCGGTGTCGGAGGCCATCTTCTTCCGCGACCCGGCCGTGAACGACCTCGACGCCGTCGTCGCCGGGCTGGTCGATCCGGACAAGTGGCTGCTGAACGCCGACGACGTGATGAGCGGAATCCGGGACATCCTCGCCGACATCGTCGCCGACCAGGCCGACGTGCGCGGCCCGCTGCGGAACTTCATTTGGGACGTGGGCCAGATCGCCGCCACGAAGATCGAGACGCTTCCCGAAGGGAAAGGGAAGGAGTTCGAGCCATACTTCGCGTTCAAGGAGTTGGTCCGCGACATCCCGCCGCACCGGGTGCTGGCCATCAACCGCGGCGAAAAGGCGAACGTACTTCGCGTCCACCTCGACATCAACCGCGACACCGCCCGCGAGATCGCCGCGTACCACCTGAACGTGGCTGATCACCCGCACCGCGACCTGATTCTCACCGTGATGGTGGACGCCCTCGACCGGCTGGTGCTCCCGAGCCTCGAGCGCGAGGTGCGGCGCGAGCTCACCGAGCGTGCGCAGGATCACGCGGTGCTGGTGTTCGCCAAGAATCTCCGCAGCCTGCTGCTGCAGCCGCCGTTGCGCGGCAAGCGCGTGCTGGCTGTGGACCCCGGTATCCGCACCGGCTGCAAGCTGGCCGTTCTCGACGAGACGGGCAAGCTGCTGGAGGACGCCGTCGTCTACCCGCACGGCCAGAAGAAGAACCAGGCCGAGGCCCGCCGCAAGCTCGAACAGCTCGTCCGCAAGTACGAGCTCTCCGTGGTGGCAATCGGCAACGGCACCGGCTGCCGCGAGACGGAGCAACTCGTCGCCGACCTGATCGCCGATCTGGAGAACCGCCGCCTCAACCCGACGCCGACCATGGTCGCACCAGCGCCCGCGGAGCCGGCGCCGACCGGCCCGGCGGCGGTGGTCGAGTCGCACACCGCCGCCCCCGCCCCGGCATCGGCCGAGGCGGTCGTCCAGACGCACACGCACACCCCGACGCACTCCGAGAGCAGCGGCACTTTTACGTCCGATCCGATCCCGACCACCTCGTCGCTTACGCTGACGACGGACGTGCTGTCCGGTCCGGCCACGGTCGAGACGACCGGCGCTGCCGCGCCCGACGCCGCTACCGTCACTACCGCCGAGGTCGCGGCTGCCGCCCCGCCCGTGCCGAAGGCGCCCGAGATCATCCTCGACGGGCTTCCGGAGGCTCCAGCGGACTTGGCATACGTCATCGTCATCGAAGCCGGTGCGAGCGACTACTCGGCCAGCCCGGTCGCCCGCGAGGAGTTCCCAAACCTCGACGCTACCACCCGCGGCACCATCAGCATCGGCCGCCGCCTGCAAGACCCGCTCGCCGAGTTGGTGAAGATCGACCCGCAGCACATCGGCGTCGGTCTGTACCAGCACGACGTGAAACCGAAACACCTGAAGGAATCTCTCGAAGGCGTGATCGGTTCGTGCGTCAACGCCGTCGGCGTGGACCTGAACACGGCGAGCGTCCCGCTGCTGCGGCACGTGTCGGGCATGAACCAGCTCGTGGCCCGCGGGGTGATTGAGCACCGCGAGCGGCACGGGGCGTTCACCAGCCGCGAGCAGTTGCTCCAGGTCGCCGGCCTTGGCGACAAGAGGTTCACGCAGGCGGCCGGGTTCCTGAAGCTGAACGACTCGCCCGAGCCGCTCGACGCGACGTGGATTCACCCCGAAAGCTACCCGCTCGCCCGCCAAATCCTGACCGAGCTCGGCCTCACACCCGCTGACCTCAAGGACAAGGCAAAGCTAGACGAACTGCGCGGCAAGCTGAACGACCTGAACCCGGCCGAGGTCGCGGCCCGGCTCAACGCCGGTGAGCCAACCGTCCGCGACATTTTCGACGCGCTGGCCCGCCCCGGCCGCGACCCGCGCGAGGACCTGCCGCCGCCGATCTTCAAGACCGGCGTCCTCAAGCTGGAGGACATCACGCCCGGGATGGAGTTGAAGGGCACCGTCCTGAACGTCGTGCCGTTCGGGGCGTTCGTGGACATCGGCCTCAAGGAGAGTGGCCTCGTTCACATCAGCCAGATGGCCAACCGGTACATCAAGAGCCCCTACGACGTGGTGGCCGTCGGCGACGTGGTGACCGTGTGGGTGATCGAGGTGAAGCCCGGCGAGAAGAAAATCTCGCTGACGATGATCGCCCCGGGTCAGGAGCGGCGGATGCCGCCGCCGGGTGGCGGCGGCGGACGCGGCAACTTCCAGGGCGGTCCGCCGCGCGGCGACCGTCCGCCGCAGCAGCAGGGCGATCGCCAGGGTGAGCGCGAGCGGCCGCCACAGGGGGACCGTCCGCCACATAACCCGCGCGGCGACCGCCCGCCGCAACCGCCTCGCGGCGACCGGCCCGGGTTCACGCCTCGGCCGCAGGGGCCGGGTGGCCCGCGCCCCGGCGGCCCCCGCCCCGGCTTCCAGCCCCGTCCGCAGCAGCAGTCCGCTGGCGACGCTCAGGGCGAGGCGCCGAAGCCGGCTGCGCCGCCCCCGCCGCCGAGGAAGCCGATGCCGCCGAAGCCGCTGCCGAAGCTGACGACGGCGAAGAAGTCCGGGAAGGCGCCGCTGAACACGTTCGGTGAACTGGCAGCGTTCTTCAAGCCGGAGGAAGCACCGAAGCCGCCCGAGCCGCCGGCCGCGGAGGAGCCCAAGCCGGACACCCCGCCGGCGTCGTAAGTTGTTATCTACCAGAGCCTCGGGACGGTCGTCACGGGGCTTTCTTGTCGGCACCTTTTTCGCACCACTCGCCCGCTAGAATAGGGTCACCCGACCCCGCCCTCACCGCGGGGCCGCCACGGTACGAGGGATCGGATGCCTCCCCCACCCACCACCCCGTCTCCCGCGACCAAGCGCGGCAGCCCCTTGCTCCCCGGCGGCTGGATAGCCCTCGCGGTCATCACGGTGATCGCGTTCGTCCTGTACTTCTCGAACGTCACCAAGGATATCAGCTACACCGAGTTTCGCACCCTGGTTGACGCCGGGCAGTTGAAAAAGCTGACGTTCGTCGGCCCAGACCGACTCCGTGGCGAGGTCCGCGACAGCACGGCCGACACCGCGAAGGCGATCGGCCTGCGTGACGGCAAGTTCACCGTCAGCCTGCCGCGGGTCGAGGACCAAGAGCGACTCGTCAAGGACTGGGAGGCGAAGGACAAGGCGTACCGCGACAAGCTCAAGGAACAGAAGCTCTCCGAGCCCGAGCCGCTGAGCGTCGACAAGCGCGAGGAGCCGGTGTGGCTCGGCACGCTGATCGTGAACGTCCTCTTCATCGGCGTCGCCCTCGCGTTGTTCTTCTTCCTGATCCTGCCGCGGCTGCGCGACCCGATGGGCGGCGGCTTCCTCAACAACTACGTCCGCAGCCCCGCCAAGCGGTACGAGAAGGGGAAGGGCCGCCTGACGTTCGATGACGTCGCCGGCATGGAGGGTGCGAAGCGCGAGCTCCAGGAGATCGTGGACTACCTGAAGGAGCCGCAGAAGTTCACCCGCCTCGGGGCGCAGGTGCCGAAGGGTGTGCTTCTGGTCGGCCCGCCTGGCACCGGCAAGACGCTGATGGCGAAGGCCGCCGCCGGAGAGGCCAACGTGCCGTTCTTCTCCATCAACGGCAGCGAGTTCATCCAGATGTTCGTCGGAGTCGGCGCCAGCCGGGTCCGCGACATGTTCAAGACGGCGAAGGAGAACTCGCCGTGTGTCATCTTCATCGACGAGATCGACGCCGTCGGCCGGATGCGCGGCGCCGGCGTCGGCGGCGGGTCGGACGAGCGGGAGCAGACGCTCAACCAGATCCTCAGCGAGATGGACGGGTTCCAGCCGACCGAGACGGTTATCGTCATGGCCGCGACGAACCGGCCCGACGTGCTCGACGCGGCGCTGCTGCGCCCGGGCCGGTTCGACCGTCACATCACCGTCGACAAGCCGGCGTGGCGCGGGCGGCTGGAAATCCTGAAGGTTCACACCCGCAACAAGCCGCTGGCCGACGAGGTGGACCTGGAGCGGATCGCCCGCAACATGGCCGGCATGAGCGGGGCCGACCTGCGAAACCTGTGCAACGAGGCCGCGCTGGCCGCGACCCGCGCCGGCAAGAACAAGCTCGAACAGGTGGACTTCGACGAGGCGGCCGACCGCGTCCGGCTGGGTGCGATGCGGGAGGAGCCGTTCTCGAAGGACGAGCGCCGACGCACGGCGGTCCACGAGGCCGGACACGCTCTGTGTGCGTGGCTCCAGCCGTCCGCCCACAAGCTCGACCGGGTGAGCATCATCCCCCGCGCCCGTACCGGCGGCGTGACGATGTTTCAGCCCAACGAGGACCGCGTCGACCAGTCGATGAGCGAGTTGATGGCCCAACTCGTGATGAGCATGGGCGGGCGGGCCGCGGACAAGATGGTGGTCGGCGAGCCGCTGTCGGGGGCGATCGGCGACCTGAAGCACGGCACCCGGCTGGCCCGGCTGATGGTGACGCAGTTCGGCATGAGCGACCGCCTCGGCCCGGTCTTCTACCGGCAGGGCGAGGAGCACGTGTTCCTCGGCAAGGACATGCACGAGCCGCGCGACTTTTCCGAGGGCACCGCCAAGATCATCGACGAGGAGGTGCAGCGGATCATGACCGCCTCCCTCGACCGGGCGACGGAACTGCTGTCGGCGAACCGCGACAAGCTCGACCGGCTGACGGAGGCTCTGCTGCTGCACGAGGAGTTGGACGCCGACGAGGTGGAGCGGGTGTTCGCCGGCGTACCGCTGACCGAAGTGAAGACGGACGTGCCCCCCGCCCCACCGCCGGCCGCCGAACCGGCCGCCGAACCGGCGCCGGACGCACAACCGAAGCCGGGCCTGGCCTTCGGCTGAGCCGATTCCGCAAACACGCGCGGAAGCCCACCCGTTGCGACGGGTGGGCTTTGTTCGTTGATTCGCGCCGCGCGGCGCCGCGGTACAATACCCCACACCCGCCCCGGGGAGGCGTTCGGCATGACGCGGTTGCTCCTGTCCACCGCCCTCTTCGCCGGGCTCGGCGTCCTCGTCATGCTTCCCGCACCAGCCCCGGCGAAGCAGCCGCTGCCCGGCCCGCCCCCGGCCCCGGGCAAGGCCGACGAAGAGTTGGTCGAGCGCGTCCGGAAGGGGATCGACGGCGGCGTCCGCTACCTCAAGTCGAAGCAGAACCGCGCCACCGGCAACTGGGAGGGCGAGCAGTTCGTCCTCAACTTCGTCGTCAACATGGAGGGCGGCACCACCGCCCTCGTGACGCTGGCGCTGCTCAACGCCGGGCTCACCGAGAAGGACGAGTCCGTCCGCAAGGCGCTCGACTACCTCCGCACGCTGCCGCCGCGCAAGACCTACGTCGTCGGGCTCCAGAACCTGGCGCTGGCCGAGGCACGCCAGCCGAAGGACTTGCCCATTATCCAGCGGAACGCCGACTGGCTCGTCGAGCGGGCCATCGGCCTGCGCAACGGCGACCTGAAGGGGTGGACCTACGAGGGCGGCAACTCGCTCGGCGACGGGTCGAACACGCAGTACGCCCTGCTCGGGCTGTACGCCGCCAAGCAGGCCGGGGCGAAGGTGGACGACAACGTCTGGCGGGCCATCCAGAAGCACTACACCGGCTACCAGATTCCGGTGACCGCAACCTCCGGGGGGTGGAGCTACCACAACCCACCGCTGGACCCCGCGGTGAGCTTCACGATGACCGTGGCCGGCGTGTGCGGGCTGCTCATCGCCGGGCTCGGGCTCGAAGAGAGCACGCAGGGGCTCGACCCCGCCACCGGCGTCGCCGCCAACTGCGGCGTGTACGCCGAGACGAGCGCGGTCGCGCGCGGGATGAACTGGATCGCCGCGAACTTCAATTTCGATTCGGGCAAGTCGATCTTTTACAACGTGTACGGCATCGAGCGGCTGGGCCGCCTCTCGGGCGAGCGGTTCATCGGCCGCTACGACTGGTACCGCGAGGGGTGCGAGTACCTGCTGAAGGCACAGGAGCCGGGCACCGGCGCGTTCTCGAAGCCGCGCGGCATCGACGGCGCCGAAGTATTGTCCACGTCGTTCGCGCTGCTGTTCCTGTCGAAGGGGCGGACGCCGGTGCTGGTCAGCAAGTACGCCTGGGGCGAGTTCCGCCACCCGGCCGGCGGGCAATTCCAGGAGGTGAGTACCGGCGCCCGAGGCGAGGTAAGCTGGAACCGCAAGCACAACGACACGCGTCACCTGGTCGAGTTCGCCAGCAAGGAGCTCTTCAAAGGCGCGCCACTGGCGTGGCAGGTCTACGACCCGCGCCGGCAGAACCTCGAAACCGACGACGCCGTCCTGCGGGAGGTGGGCACGCTGGTGCAGTCGCCGGTGCTGTACCTGAACGGCCACGGCCGCATCCCGTTCGTGGGCTTGCAGGGCGAGGGGCTGACGACGAACGAGAAGGTGTTGCAGAGGTACGTCGAGGAAGGCGGGTTCCTGTTCGCGGAGGCGTGCTGCGGCGACAAGGAATTCGCCGACTCGTTCCGGGCGCTGATGAATCGCATCTTCCCGAACAACGAGCTGCGGCCGATCCCGGAGGCGCACCCCATCTGGACGGCGTACTTCCGCGACCCGGGGATGGCGCACTTCGCCGGCCTGGAGGGGCTCGAAAAGGGCTGCCGCACGGTGGTAGCGTTCAGCCCGCGGCCGATGGCGGGGTACTGGGAAGAACACCGGTTCATGCCGAGCGGCCGGCCGCCGAGCCCGGTCGGGAGCCCACTCCACCGCGGCGAGATGGCCTACAAACTGGCCGGGAACGTGATTGCCTACGCCACGGGGCTGGAGTTGCCGAAGCCGCGGCTGACGCGAACCGTGCTGGTGGACCCGAACGCCGGCGACCGCGGCCCGCGCCGCGGGATGTTCCAGCCGGCGCAGCTGAAGACCGGCGACGCCGAGCCGGCCCCGGCCGCGCTGCGGAACCTGATGGGGCACCTGAAGGAGAAGTACCAGCTGCAGGTGAGCACGAAGTCGGAGTCGCTGTTCCCCGGCGACGACGCCGTGTTCAAGTACAAGTTCCTGTACCTGCACGGCCGCCGGCCGGTGGAGCTGTCCGACTTCGACGCCGAAAACGTGAAGGGCGTGTTGCAGACCGGCGGCCTCTTGTTAGCCGACGCCAGCTGCAACGGCACAGACGCCTGGAAGCGGTTCGACGCCTCGTTCCGGTCCGCGTGCAAGAAGCTGTTTCCCGACGCGCCGCTGCAAGTGATCCCGGCCGACGACCCAATCTTCTCGGCGAAGCTGAACGGCGGGCAGGCGATTTCGCAGGTGCGCTGCCGGCGCGAGAAGCCGGACGGCAGCGGCCCCGAGGCGGAGCTGCGGAACTACGCCCCGTTCCTGGAGGGCGTGAAGGTGGATGGCCGGTGGGTGGTGGTCTACAGCAAGTACGACATCGGCTGTGCGCTGGAGGGACACAAGTCGGCCGACTGCCTCGGCCACGACCGCGAGAGCGCGATGCGGCTGGCGAGTGCGGTCGTGCTGTATTCGCTACGACGATGAGCAACTCGCCGGCGAGCCGACCGCCGTCAGGCGGCGGGTGATGAACGTGGACCAGGACGATCACCTACGTCGGCGACCCGTGAGGCCCGCTGCGAGCATCGGCTGGGTCGGGCTCGGTCTTGCGCTTCTCGACTGGTGTCTCCTCGCAAACGCCTCCTCGGTTGGACGCCTGACCTGGGAGTGGACGGAGGCCCGGCTTCAAGAAGCGGTGATCTTCGGGGCGATCGCCGCAGTGGCGCTGGGAATGGGGTCATGGTCCGCACGACGGGAGCGCCCCAGATGGGTCGGATTCGCTGCTGTCGGGATCAGCAGCGTACTCGCGGCTCGCTGCGTCTGGGCGTTGGGACGCTGGCTCCAGGCCATTCACGGTGACGCATCCCGGTCGTAAGCCGTCCGCTGGCAGGGACTTGGCCAAGCCAGGGAGAGGGCGCGCCCATGCTGTTCGGTGGGGTCTTCGAGCGGTTCCTAGAGGAGAGCCCGCTCAGCGTGATGTCCCGGGCGACCATCGAGCACGCCCTCTCGGCCTCGGCCCTCGACGCGCTGTTCGACCGGACCGCCGAGCGCGGGTACACCCGGGAGTTGCTGTTCTCCACGACGGTCGATCTGATGACCCTGGTGGTCGGCGGCAAGGCCCTCCACGTCCAGGCCGCCTACCGGCACCTGCGGGACCGCGTCCCGGTCACCCTCAAGTGCGTCTACGACAAGCTCCGGAACATCGAGACGGGCGTGTCCGCGGGGCTGGTCGCGCACGTGTCGGGCCGGTGCGAGGGGCTGATCACCGCGCTGGGCGGGGGGTGCAAGAGCCTGCTGCCGGGCTACCGGGTGCGGGTCCTCGACGGCAACCACCTGGCCGCCACCCAGCGGCGGCTGGGCGTCACCCGGGGGCACACCGCCGGCCCCTTGCCCGGGCAGAGTTTGGTCGTGCTCGACCCGGCCCTGATGCTGGTCACCGACATCGTCCCGTGCGAGGACGCCCACACCCAGGAGCGGGCGCTGATCGACCAGATTGTGCCGCTGGTGCGGGAGCGGGACGTGTGGGTCGCGGACCGCAACTTCTGCACGGCGGAGTTCCTGTGTGAGGTGGCCGCCCGGCGGGCCTACGTCGTCATCCGACGCCACGGGAACCTGAGCGTCGAGGCCGAAGCCGGGTACGGGGCCGAGGTCGCGACGGACCGGGGCTGGGTGGGCGAGCGGCGGGTCTGGGTCTGCTGGGGTGGGGCGCGGTTGGTGCGCCTGCGGCAGGTGCGGGTGCGGCTGCGGGCGCCGACCGCGGACGGGGACGCGGAGGTGGAGATCCTGACCAACCTGCCGGCGAAGGTGCCGGCCAAGAAGGTGGCCGAGATCTACCTCAAGCGGTGGAAGATCGAGGGGGCCTTCCACGAGTTGACAGTCGCCTTGAACTGTGAGGTGAACACCCTGGGGTACCCCAGGGCCGCGCTGTTCGGGTTCTGCGTGGCGGTGGCCGCGTACAACGTGCTGGCCGTACTGAAGGCGGCCCTGCGGGCGGTGCATGGTGAGAAGAAGGTGCAGGAGGAGGTGTCGGGGTATTACCTGGCGCTGGAGTGGGCGATGGTGTACGCGGGGATGATGATCGCCCTGCCCGCGTCGGAATGGGAGGCGTTCGGTCCGATGCCCAGCCCGGAGTTGGCCGGCCACCTCCGCGAGTGGGCGGGCAAGGTCGACCTTGGGAGGATCAAGAAAGCGCCGCCCCGGAAGCCGACGAGGACGGCGACCCGACGGATCAAGGACAAGAGCCCACATGTTTCCACGGCCCGGTTGCTCGACGAGGGGAAGAAGACCCGTCAGGCGAAAGTCAGCCGGAATCCGTGAGTCTCACACCGTGAATGGCCTGGACGCTGGCTCTGAAGCCCGGGCGAGCCGGCCGCCGTCAGGCGGTGCGAAATGGGTAGGTCACCCGCCGCCTGACAGCGGGCGGCTCGCCTTGTGACTGTGGTCGAACATCAACTCCCACTCGAGCCGCTGAACCCGCCGTGCGGTAGTCTCTGCATCGATCTCCCAATCACGCACCCGTTCGCACTCGTCCACGAACGCTTCCGGTGTGGTGTAGGCGTACCCTAGCGCCGGGGCATGTTCACGCAGCTGCTTCACTACCGGGTGCGGGCCTACGCGGCGCCACCAATACTTGCTGTTGACCGCGTCCGGCTCACGCCGGTGCATGACGGCGTGCCAGAAGTCGCGGTCGGGGTTCCCCTCGTCCGCCTGACAAATCTGGTGGC carries:
- a CDS encoding DUF4159 domain-containing protein translates to MTRLLLSTALFAGLGVLVMLPAPAPAKQPLPGPPPAPGKADEELVERVRKGIDGGVRYLKSKQNRATGNWEGEQFVLNFVVNMEGGTTALVTLALLNAGLTEKDESVRKALDYLRTLPPRKTYVVGLQNLALAEARQPKDLPIIQRNADWLVERAIGLRNGDLKGWTYEGGNSLGDGSNTQYALLGLYAAKQAGAKVDDNVWRAIQKHYTGYQIPVTATSGGWSYHNPPLDPAVSFTMTVAGVCGLLIAGLGLEESTQGLDPATGVAANCGVYAETSAVARGMNWIAANFNFDSGKSIFYNVYGIERLGRLSGERFIGRYDWYREGCEYLLKAQEPGTGAFSKPRGIDGAEVLSTSFALLFLSKGRTPVLVSKYAWGEFRHPAGGQFQEVSTGARGEVSWNRKHNDTRHLVEFASKELFKGAPLAWQVYDPRRQNLETDDAVLREVGTLVQSPVLYLNGHGRIPFVGLQGEGLTTNEKVLQRYVEEGGFLFAEACCGDKEFADSFRALMNRIFPNNELRPIPEAHPIWTAYFRDPGMAHFAGLEGLEKGCRTVVAFSPRPMAGYWEEHRFMPSGRPPSPVGSPLHRGEMAYKLAGNVIAYATGLELPKPRLTRTVLVDPNAGDRGPRRGMFQPAQLKTGDAEPAPAALRNLMGHLKEKYQLQVSTKSESLFPGDDAVFKYKFLYLHGRRPVELSDFDAENVKGVLQTGGLLLADASCNGTDAWKRFDASFRSACKKLFPDAPLQVIPADDPIFSAKLNGGQAISQVRCRREKPDGSGPEAELRNYAPFLEGVKVDGRWVVVYSKYDIGCALEGHKSADCLGHDRESAMRLASAVVLYSLRR
- a CDS encoding transposase, which translates into the protein MLFGGVFERFLEESPLSVMSRATIEHALSASALDALFDRTAERGYTRELLFSTTVDLMTLVVGGKALHVQAAYRHLRDRVPVTLKCVYDKLRNIETGVSAGLVAHVSGRCEGLITALGGGCKSLLPGYRVRVLDGNHLAATQRRLGVTRGHTAGPLPGQSLVVLDPALMLVTDIVPCEDAHTQERALIDQIVPLVRERDVWVADRNFCTAEFLCEVAARRAYVVIRRHGNLSVEAEAGYGAEVATDRGWVGERRVWVCWGGARLVRLRQVRVRLRAPTADGDAEVEILTNLPAKVPAKKVAEIYLKRWKIEGAFHELTVALNCEVNTLGYPRAALFGFCVAVAAYNVLAVLKAALRAVHGEKKVQEEVSGYYLALEWAMVYAGMMIALPASEWEAFGPMPSPELAGHLREWAGKVDLGRIKKAPPRKPTRTATRRIKDKSPHVSTARLLDEGKKTRQAKVSRNP
- the ftsH gene encoding ATP-dependent zinc metalloprotease FtsH, with product MPPPPTTPSPATKRGSPLLPGGWIALAVITVIAFVLYFSNVTKDISYTEFRTLVDAGQLKKLTFVGPDRLRGEVRDSTADTAKAIGLRDGKFTVSLPRVEDQERLVKDWEAKDKAYRDKLKEQKLSEPEPLSVDKREEPVWLGTLIVNVLFIGVALALFFFLILPRLRDPMGGGFLNNYVRSPAKRYEKGKGRLTFDDVAGMEGAKRELQEIVDYLKEPQKFTRLGAQVPKGVLLVGPPGTGKTLMAKAAAGEANVPFFSINGSEFIQMFVGVGASRVRDMFKTAKENSPCVIFIDEIDAVGRMRGAGVGGGSDEREQTLNQILSEMDGFQPTETVIVMAATNRPDVLDAALLRPGRFDRHITVDKPAWRGRLEILKVHTRNKPLADEVDLERIARNMAGMSGADLRNLCNEAALAATRAGKNKLEQVDFDEAADRVRLGAMREEPFSKDERRRTAVHEAGHALCAWLQPSAHKLDRVSIIPRARTGGVTMFQPNEDRVDQSMSELMAQLVMSMGGRAADKMVVGEPLSGAIGDLKHGTRLARLMVTQFGMSDRLGPVFYRQGEEHVFLGKDMHEPRDFSEGTAKIIDEEVQRIMTASLDRATELLSANRDKLDRLTEALLLHEELDADEVERVFAGVPLTEVKTDVPPAPPPAAEPAAEPAPDAQPKPGLAFG